From one Fulvitalea axinellae genomic stretch:
- a CDS encoding ATP-binding protein: protein MTAKRIRAKERDAIIQSLKSGVTPKVGIQHIQVGRNQEIKALCQDIDRIVDGGATFRLIIGEYGSGKTFFLSVIRSIALEKKMVTINADLSPDRRINASSGQARNLYSELMRNISTRSKPDGNAMTSIVERFITLARQDSEQNNTSISDAIHERLKELSELVGGYDFAKVIEAYWEGHEEDNELKKSNAIRWMRAEYSTKTDARRDLGVRNIINDNSFYDSLKLMSLFIKQAGYTGLLVNLDELVNLYKLNSTQARTTNYEQILRILNDCLQGTAEHIGFLLGGTPEFLLDARRGLYSYEALRTRLAENGFAQKAGVIDYSSPALHLANLTPEELYILLRNLLHVFASGDARNYLLPDEALRAFLHHCSQTIGDAYFRTPRNTIKEFIDLLSVLEQNPTTDWKTLINDIDLKEEMPSGMVTDDISEREEKDNDGLAGFKI from the coding sequence ATGACAGCAAAAAGAATAAGAGCAAAAGAACGGGACGCAATAATCCAATCATTAAAATCGGGAGTAACACCTAAGGTTGGCATACAACATATACAAGTTGGAAGGAATCAGGAAATCAAAGCCCTATGTCAGGATATCGATCGTATTGTAGATGGGGGAGCTACCTTCAGATTGATTATAGGAGAATACGGTTCGGGCAAAACATTCTTCCTGAGTGTGATCCGATCGATTGCTTTGGAGAAGAAGATGGTCACAATTAATGCGGACTTATCTCCTGATCGTAGAATTAATGCCTCTTCGGGACAGGCCAGGAATCTTTATTCTGAATTAATGCGGAATATTTCGACCCGAAGCAAGCCAGATGGCAATGCCATGACAAGCATTGTGGAGCGTTTCATTACGCTAGCCAGACAGGATTCAGAACAGAATAACACAAGTATTAGCGACGCTATACACGAAAGGTTAAAAGAGCTTTCGGAACTAGTGGGGGGGTATGATTTCGCCAAGGTCATTGAGGCGTATTGGGAAGGTCATGAGGAAGATAACGAGCTAAAGAAAAGCAATGCGATACGTTGGATGCGCGCTGAATATTCGACGAAAACGGACGCCAGAAGAGATTTAGGTGTACGGAATATCATCAATGACAATTCGTTTTACGATTCATTGAAGTTAATGAGCCTGTTCATCAAACAAGCGGGTTACACCGGCTTATTGGTAAACCTTGACGAGCTTGTCAACCTTTACAAGCTTAACAGCACTCAAGCCAGAACGACCAATTACGAGCAGATCCTGAGAATTCTTAATGACTGTCTACAAGGAACAGCGGAACACATTGGATTTTTACTGGGGGGAACGCCTGAATTTTTGTTAGACGCAAGAAGGGGGCTATATAGCTATGAAGCCTTGCGGACACGTTTGGCAGAGAATGGATTCGCACAAAAAGCTGGAGTCATCGACTATTCTTCACCGGCTCTTCATCTAGCCAATCTGACACCCGAGGAATTATATATTCTATTAAGAAACCTACTTCACGTTTTCGCTAGCGGAGATGCTCGAAATTACCTCTTACCTGATGAAGCCTTAAGGGCGTTCTTACATCACTGCAGTCAGACTATCGGAGACGCTTATTTCAGAACACCTAGAAACACGATTAAAGAATTCATTGATTTACTGTCCGTTCTAGAACAGAACCCAACAACCGATTGGAAGACATTGATTAATGACATAGATCTGAAAGAGGAGATGCCAAGCGGTATGGTCACTGATGATATCAGTGAAAGAGAAGAGAAAGACAATGATGGGTTAGCCGGCTTCAAAATATGA
- a CDS encoding TerB N-terminal domain-containing protein — protein MSTVVYILIFYVLYRVLKSIFSTPKNTRLKPTSRTWNKTTEEELSTFSISENNYSKERKKAKPKKGKKAEWVKYGETRIIGGQEVTGGLFFYGSYLKSFDQYSTEASLIDNKLSVQIADEFYEDDSLGYWNCYRVY, from the coding sequence ATGTCTACGGTAGTTTATATTTTAATTTTTTACGTTTTATATCGAGTGTTAAAATCGATATTCTCCACACCTAAAAATACTAGGTTGAAGCCGACTTCAAGAACATGGAATAAAACCACCGAGGAGGAATTGTCCACCTTCAGTATTTCCGAGAATAACTATTCGAAGGAAAGAAAAAAGGCCAAACCAAAGAAAGGGAAAAAAGCGGAATGGGTAAAATATGGAGAAACACGAATTATTGGAGGTCAGGAAGTTACGGGGGGATTGTTTTTCTATGGGAGTTATCTAAAATCTTTCGATCAATACTCAACCGAAGCTTCTTTAATCGATAATAAGTTATCGGTTCAAATCGCAGATGAATTTTATGAAGACGACAGCTTAGGATATTGGAACTGTTATAGGGTTTACTGA
- a CDS encoding SIMPL domain-containing protein (The SIMPL domain is named for its presence in mouse protein SIMPL (signalling molecule that associates with mouse pelle-like kinase). Bacterial member BP26, from Brucella, was shown to assemble into a channel-like structure, while YggE from E. coli has been associated with resistance to oxidative stress.) produces MKNEFIEVTGEGEYQERIEKYILELRIEVRASDEEKALKDVFSLKDKTVIELKRAGLATDNIIDGGHELWKPWYGRKKTGKCAYYKLILETGDENLLSKSIERATLLFQEQRFNMTYEMKQPKYENPIEAEKQAINDAFENAMKKASAIAVSSSIEIGNLLQVTELSKSKRNSGSYGDEDWFGDESRFGSALVAGAAEEDNPAMKKTERTVWIRYKFRFEINQVT; encoded by the coding sequence ATGAAAAATGAATTTATAGAAGTAACTGGAGAGGGAGAGTATCAAGAGAGAATAGAAAAGTATATCTTGGAATTAAGAATAGAAGTTAGGGCCTCTGATGAGGAAAAGGCTTTGAAAGATGTTTTTTCCTTAAAAGATAAAACCGTTATAGAACTTAAGCGTGCGGGACTAGCTACCGATAATATAATTGATGGAGGGCATGAGCTTTGGAAGCCTTGGTACGGAAGGAAAAAGACAGGGAAATGCGCTTACTATAAATTGATTCTTGAAACCGGGGACGAGAATCTTTTAAGCAAGTCAATTGAAAGGGCCACATTGCTGTTTCAAGAGCAAAGGTTTAATATGACGTATGAAATGAAACAGCCTAAATACGAAAACCCTATAGAAGCGGAAAAGCAGGCTATCAATGACGCGTTTGAAAATGCGATGAAAAAAGCGTCCGCAATTGCTGTATCGAGTAGTATTGAAATAGGAAACCTCTTGCAGGTTACTGAATTATCCAAATCAAAAAGAAATTCAGGATCATACGGAGATGAGGATTGGTTCGGTGATGAATCCAGGTTTGGAAGTGCACTTGTAGCGGGAGCGGCGGAAGAGGACAATCCCGCCATGAAAAAAACCGAGCGGACTGTCTGGATTCGATATAAGTTCAGATTCGAGATAAATCAAGTAACATAA
- a CDS encoding DEAD/DEAH box helicase: protein MSIGFNQLDHRVQRWVHRQKWKNLRDIQEQAIGPILKEGSDVVISASTASGKTEAFFLPACTKIADQDEGFGILYLSPLKALINDQYRRLEGLCEMLDMNVVPWHGDISQARRNKAKKNPSGIILMTPESLEARLIKDMGWVRRAFSFLRYIVIDEFHAFVGTERGQQLTSLMNRLDALAQDRDLPIPRVALSATLGNINDTPALLRQNYNMPCEIIQGKGESELQLVVKGYYDLPGAQRLNENALQDLYAICRGGSHLVFANSRGNTEDIAARASDLCENNFVPNEFFPHHGSLSRELREFLEKRLQKEDLPTTAVCTMTLELGIDIGKVDSVIQVTPPHSVASLRQRMGRSGRRGTPSVLRMLIPEDKISHISSPGDKLRLRLLQSIAIIRLYIVEKWYEPAESSHFHFSTLVHQILALIAQWGGARAAQIFDQLCDKGSFGNVTIPDFKKILTHMGKKELIQQMHNGELVLGIEGERLVNNYNFYTVFNTPEEYRVVNNEKTIGSLPTESLVTKGQHIIFAGRRWKVNDVDEEKKTVYVNLSKGGVPPKFIGDPIPLHQKIRDEMYKIFNTGDYRIDIGGSKVDFLDSSARNLFKEGLEYFNKHDLSRNKIINENGYVYLVLWASDKIVKTLQMIFGSKGYEVSSFHGIIEIKNVDRHKIENLLKNPSILMGEWTNAKLSSIIGVRHIEKYDEYVPDDLLINSYGNRYFDVKATKHFLEQLYV, encoded by the coding sequence ATGAGTATAGGCTTTAATCAATTAGACCATCGAGTTCAGAGATGGGTGCACAGGCAGAAGTGGAAAAACTTAAGGGATATACAAGAGCAAGCAATTGGGCCGATATTAAAAGAAGGTAGCGATGTTGTCATAAGCGCATCGACAGCTTCAGGTAAAACTGAAGCTTTTTTCCTACCAGCATGCACTAAGATAGCAGATCAGGATGAAGGATTCGGCATCCTTTACCTCAGTCCGTTAAAGGCACTAATAAACGACCAATACAGAAGACTGGAAGGTTTGTGCGAGATGCTTGACATGAACGTGGTTCCTTGGCACGGGGACATCTCTCAAGCGAGGAGGAATAAAGCGAAGAAAAATCCTTCAGGCATTATTCTTATGACGCCGGAGTCATTGGAGGCTCGCTTGATTAAGGATATGGGGTGGGTTAGAAGGGCCTTTTCATTTCTGAGATATATTGTCATAGATGAGTTTCACGCTTTTGTAGGAACTGAGAGAGGGCAACAGCTTACATCACTTATGAATAGGCTTGATGCGTTGGCTCAAGATCGAGATCTTCCTATACCAAGGGTCGCTTTAAGCGCTACTTTAGGCAACATTAATGATACCCCCGCTCTACTAAGGCAAAATTATAATATGCCTTGCGAGATTATACAAGGGAAAGGAGAGTCCGAACTTCAACTTGTCGTAAAAGGGTATTACGACCTTCCGGGAGCGCAGCGATTAAACGAAAATGCATTGCAGGACCTCTACGCCATATGTAGGGGAGGTTCGCATCTGGTTTTTGCCAACAGCAGAGGAAACACTGAAGATATTGCCGCTAGGGCCTCCGATTTATGCGAAAATAATTTTGTCCCAAATGAGTTTTTTCCACACCACGGTTCATTATCACGAGAGCTGAGGGAGTTCTTGGAAAAGAGGCTTCAGAAAGAAGACTTGCCTACTACAGCCGTATGTACGATGACACTAGAACTGGGTATTGACATTGGTAAAGTCGATTCGGTCATTCAAGTAACACCACCCCATTCTGTCGCCAGTCTACGGCAAAGGATGGGGCGATCTGGTAGAAGAGGGACACCTTCAGTACTTCGAATGCTTATTCCGGAAGACAAAATATCCCATATTTCCAGTCCCGGGGATAAACTAAGGTTGAGGTTATTACAATCTATAGCCATCATAAGATTATATATCGTCGAAAAATGGTATGAGCCTGCCGAATCAAGCCACTTTCATTTTTCGACACTTGTACATCAAATCTTAGCATTGATAGCGCAGTGGGGAGGAGCGAGAGCGGCTCAAATTTTTGACCAATTGTGTGATAAGGGAAGCTTTGGAAACGTCACCATTCCGGATTTCAAAAAGATATTAACCCATATGGGGAAAAAAGAACTAATCCAGCAAATGCATAATGGTGAATTAGTTCTAGGAATAGAAGGAGAACGTTTGGTCAATAATTATAACTTTTATACGGTCTTTAATACCCCTGAAGAATATCGAGTCGTCAATAATGAGAAAACGATAGGGTCACTGCCTACCGAATCGCTTGTTACAAAGGGGCAGCATATTATTTTTGCCGGAAGACGGTGGAAAGTAAATGATGTAGATGAGGAGAAGAAAACGGTTTATGTTAATCTTTCTAAAGGAGGTGTGCCCCCTAAGTTTATCGGAGACCCAATTCCACTACACCAGAAGATCAGGGACGAGATGTATAAAATCTTCAACACGGGAGATTATAGAATCGACATAGGCGGATCGAAGGTGGATTTTCTGGATTCAAGCGCTCGGAATCTTTTCAAAGAAGGTCTTGAATACTTTAATAAGCATGACCTTTCCCGTAATAAGATCATCAACGAAAACGGCTATGTATACCTCGTTTTATGGGCAAGTGACAAGATTGTCAAAACACTGCAAATGATCTTTGGATCCAAAGGATATGAAGTTTCTTCTTTTCATGGAATCATCGAAATAAAAAATGTTGATCGACATAAGATTGAGAATCTGTTGAAAAATCCATCAATTCTAATGGGTGAATGGACGAATGCAAAGTTATCGTCAATAATAGGAGTTCGTCATATTGAAAAATACGATGAATATGTCCCTGATGATTTATTAATAAACAGCTATGGTAATCGATATTTTGATGTGAAGGCTACAAAACATTTTTTGGAGCAACTCTACGTGTAG
- a CDS encoding NAD(P)/FAD-dependent oxidoreductase: protein MQKLDILIVGAGIAGLTCAGLLKKHGVSPVIIEKEQEDKFNTSGYMLGLFPLGGRVLTALDLYDEYRSHSAGMNYYDIYTARGKRHRTYPLGDLSKKFGPLRGVKRQELIELLKSKTENRIRFGITIKSIKQEDKKVNASFSDNSSAIFDLVIVADGIHSSTRSLLWSKNEYSFYDTNWGGWVEWIDEPSADRYKECWDAGSFVGIYPVKDKAGIFLGGPHSINQSKGHKAIAQKLKQRISPSCEWAHKALDQFIETKTGDPFYWEFHDCQTKNWRKGQVILLGDAACGFLPTAGVGASMAMDSAVALVDELSRTDKEHIEYGLHLYISRQKKRVESAQRNSRRLAKLMFVESKFRARLRDCLLRFYSLDDFIKDIRKIMEG from the coding sequence ATGCAAAAGCTTGATATATTGATTGTAGGGGCGGGAATCGCTGGACTTACCTGCGCCGGCTTATTAAAAAAACACGGCGTAAGTCCCGTAATAATTGAAAAAGAACAAGAGGATAAATTCAACACTAGCGGATATATGCTAGGCTTGTTCCCCTTGGGAGGGCGTGTGCTTACGGCGCTGGACCTGTATGACGAATACCGGAGCCACAGCGCCGGGATGAACTATTATGATATCTATACGGCCAGAGGAAAACGACACCGAACCTACCCGCTTGGGGATTTAAGCAAAAAATTCGGCCCTTTAAGAGGGGTGAAAAGACAGGAGCTAATAGAGTTGCTTAAGAGCAAAACGGAAAACCGGATACGTTTCGGCATTACGATTAAGAGTATAAAACAGGAAGATAAAAAAGTAAATGCCTCATTTTCTGATAATAGCTCGGCGATTTTCGATTTAGTGATAGTCGCGGACGGTATACACTCCTCTACCCGATCACTTTTATGGTCAAAAAACGAATACTCTTTTTACGACACGAACTGGGGCGGATGGGTGGAGTGGATCGACGAACCGAGTGCCGACCGGTACAAAGAGTGTTGGGATGCGGGATCGTTTGTGGGGATATATCCGGTAAAGGATAAGGCGGGGATATTTTTGGGAGGCCCGCATTCTATTAACCAAAGCAAAGGCCATAAGGCAATTGCGCAAAAGCTGAAACAGAGAATATCCCCCTCATGCGAATGGGCGCATAAGGCTCTCGATCAGTTTATAGAAACTAAAACTGGCGATCCTTTTTACTGGGAATTCCATGATTGCCAAACCAAAAACTGGCGCAAAGGCCAAGTGATATTATTGGGCGATGCGGCCTGCGGGTTTTTGCCCACCGCGGGCGTAGGGGCCTCAATGGCCATGGATTCGGCCGTGGCGCTGGTGGATGAACTCTCCCGGACCGACAAAGAACATATCGAATACGGCCTACACCTTTATATATCCAGACAAAAGAAAAGGGTGGAATCCGCCCAGAGAAATTCGCGGAGGCTGGCCAAGCTAATGTTCGTCGAATCAAAGTTTCGCGCCCGCCTGCGGGACTGTCTGTTGAGATTCTATTCCCTTGATGATTTTATAAAGGATATCCGCAAGATTATGGAGGGATAA
- a CDS encoding transposase, with translation MDSGFVFECVDDFCERLEKLTVLVLDNAPWHKSEQKERWRERGLYLFFLPPYSPQLNLVEILWNKIKYEWLELKDYATSKTLKDAIVSIVNGFMTAYCILVDDPIR, from the coding sequence ATCGATAGCGGGTTTGTTTTCGAGTGCGTAGACGATTTCTGCGAACGTCTGGAAAAGCTCACTGTCCTAGTTCTAGATAACGCCCCTTGGCATAAATCAGAACAAAAAGAGCGGTGGAGAGAAAGGGGGCTTTACCTGTTCTTTCTGCCACCGTATTCACCCCAATTGAATCTGGTTGAAATATTGTGGAACAAGATCAAATACGAGTGGCTCGAATTAAAAGACTACGCCACCTCCAAAACGCTAAAAGATGCTATAGTCAGTATTGTCAATGGCTTTATGACAGCTTATTGCATTTTAGTAGATGATCCGATCCGGTAA
- a CDS encoding tellurite resistance TerB C-terminal domain-containing protein, which translates to MIVKPNKTKLRYEFRPASPSLRGITIPSPDLPDPSILSKPVNKLFNIADQCEDALDPYSRYLGRKGNSKDDIEGILLLPEELFHSDNISVLNQFRTWATDEISKQNGGEVKIKDLWGQTGVDIPQKLNKKEISFIQQLLDRLGFGFAPDPRFHHEKPTMDGLLILFHEKHLKFFKPSDLFYQKELKIRLGAMIASADEDVDAQEMRFLQELVDEDDNLTSTEKRSLHAYLKWRLKTPISMTGLKAKLSHLSQKDKSVFSEILIEVALADGTIDPSEIKQIEKTYTALGLDKTTVSSDIHKVTSRNRSGISSQDGAKDTGTFELDHKLINHYETETRDAQKLLSDIFIEEEEETPELQEDVPQVFDSLSPKERELYQFLVEKETWDRKEVNQFCKKLGLMLDGGIESINEWSYEQVDAPLIDDEGEIYVDMEIAKELKELA; encoded by the coding sequence ATGATAGTCAAGCCTAATAAAACCAAGTTGCGTTATGAATTCAGACCCGCCAGTCCAAGTTTAAGAGGGATTACCATACCAAGCCCCGACCTTCCAGATCCAAGCATCTTATCTAAACCTGTAAACAAGCTCTTTAACATCGCAGACCAATGTGAAGACGCATTAGATCCATATAGCAGATACTTAGGGCGAAAGGGTAATTCTAAAGATGATATAGAAGGAATCCTATTACTTCCCGAAGAACTCTTCCATAGTGATAATATTTCCGTACTGAATCAATTCCGAACTTGGGCGACTGATGAAATATCGAAGCAGAATGGTGGTGAGGTGAAAATTAAGGACTTATGGGGCCAAACAGGAGTAGATATTCCTCAGAAGCTTAATAAAAAAGAGATAAGCTTTATCCAGCAACTCCTAGACAGGTTGGGTTTCGGGTTTGCTCCGGACCCTAGATTCCACCATGAGAAACCGACCATGGATGGACTGCTAATATTATTTCATGAGAAGCACCTCAAATTCTTTAAGCCGTCTGATTTATTCTATCAGAAAGAACTTAAGATCAGGCTAGGGGCCATGATCGCAAGCGCTGACGAAGATGTCGACGCTCAGGAAATGAGGTTTCTACAAGAATTGGTAGATGAAGATGATAACCTGACATCGACCGAGAAAAGGTCTTTGCACGCATATTTGAAATGGCGTCTAAAAACACCTATCAGCATGACTGGCCTGAAAGCGAAATTATCGCATCTAAGTCAAAAAGATAAATCGGTATTCAGTGAAATATTAATTGAAGTGGCTTTGGCCGACGGAACAATAGACCCTAGTGAAATTAAGCAGATAGAGAAGACATACACTGCTTTGGGCTTGGACAAAACTACCGTCAGCTCTGATATTCATAAGGTTACATCCAGAAATCGTAGTGGTATATCATCTCAAGATGGAGCCAAAGATACAGGTACATTCGAATTGGACCATAAGCTAATCAATCATTACGAAACGGAGACACGAGACGCTCAAAAGCTGTTGTCGGATATCTTCATAGAGGAAGAAGAGGAAACGCCGGAACTACAAGAAGACGTACCTCAGGTATTTGATAGTTTATCCCCGAAAGAAAGGGAGTTATATCAATTCCTCGTGGAAAAAGAAACATGGGATAGGAAAGAGGTCAATCAGTTCTGCAAAAAACTGGGACTAATGCTTGACGGAGGCATTGAATCAATAAATGAATGGAGCTATGAACAGGTCGACGCCCCACTCATCGATGATGAGGGAGAAATCTATGTGGATATGGAAATAGCGAAAGAATTAAAAGAATTAGCATGA
- a CDS encoding NAD(P)H-dependent oxidoreductase, with protein MKNILIINAHQKYPFAEGRLNASLVEKSRTFFESRGDNVKITTMEDEIDIESEVEKHVWADVIMIQTPAYWMGVPWAFKKYMDEVYSTGTMGKLCDNDGRTSKEPKKNYGSGGQLKDTKYMLSITFNAPEEAFNDPEEYLFQGKSVDDLFFPLHMCMRFFAAEALPTFVCYDVIKNPEVENDFLRFDNHLNGLFKERLESRTK; from the coding sequence ATGAAAAATATACTGATAATCAACGCACACCAAAAGTACCCTTTCGCAGAAGGAAGACTAAACGCAAGCTTGGTAGAAAAATCGAGAACGTTTTTCGAAAGCCGGGGCGACAATGTCAAGATCACGACTATGGAAGATGAGATTGACATTGAGAGCGAGGTGGAAAAACACGTTTGGGCCGATGTGATCATGATTCAAACGCCCGCTTATTGGATGGGTGTGCCTTGGGCTTTCAAAAAATACATGGACGAAGTGTATTCGACCGGAACCATGGGTAAGCTCTGCGATAATGACGGAAGGACAAGCAAAGAGCCGAAAAAGAATTACGGTTCCGGGGGCCAATTGAAAGACACGAAGTATATGCTTTCGATTACGTTCAATGCGCCGGAAGAGGCGTTTAACGATCCGGAAGAATATCTATTTCAAGGCAAATCGGTTGATGATCTATTCTTCCCTTTGCATATGTGTATGCGATTCTTCGCCGCAGAAGCCTTACCGACTTTTGTGTGCTATGATGTTATCAAGAACCCGGAGGTCGAGAATGATTTTTTGAGGTTTGATAATCATCTCAATGGGTTGTTTAAGGAAAGATTAGAGTCTCGTACTAAATAA
- a CDS encoding helix-turn-helix domain-containing protein: MPQLNIYHRAQIFLGIQAGKTDATIAKAIGVHRSTVGREIERNGGRKTYDLWSAQRARDLRQGQAVKARMLFGGGVLFNSRLRKLNLKYAHLSHCHIHWYDQDSFPYRFARLAEAYRYRPYKVNFFKRKTNQFKRFNVLKLDFDLTEKKGGKGKNTFQQNEDSHIYRLITADVRNNYALTVPVQWLSA, encoded by the coding sequence ATGCCACAGCTCAATATCTATCATAGAGCCCAAATTTTCCTCGGTATACAAGCGGGAAAGACCGATGCTACTATAGCGAAGGCTATAGGAGTACATCGGTCTACCGTAGGGCGAGAGATTGAGCGCAATGGTGGCCGTAAGACCTATGATCTTTGGAGTGCCCAACGTGCCCGGGATTTACGACAAGGCCAAGCTGTTAAAGCCCGGATGCTTTTTGGCGGTGGTGTGCTTTTTAATTCCCGTTTACGTAAACTGAATTTGAAATACGCCCACCTCTCCCACTGTCATATCCATTGGTATGACCAAGACTCGTTTCCCTATCGTTTTGCCCGCTTGGCGGAGGCTTATCGTTACCGTCCCTATAAGGTTAACTTTTTTAAACGAAAGACTAATCAATTCAAAAGATTTAATGTTCTTAAACTCGACTTTGACCTTACTGAAAAAAAGGGGGGAAAGGGCAAAAACACCTTTCAGCAAAACGAGGACAGTCATATTTATCGGCTTATCACTGCCGATGTTCGGAATAACTATGCCCTTACGGTGCCTGTACAGTGGCTTTCTGCGTAA
- a CDS encoding IS5 family transposase, translating to MIKTSSSQLSIEGFLDPEIGRLNPENRWVKLANSIPWAELGLVYESKMSTGKGSPCKPARLVIGALIVKHKLNVSDAEAIEQIKENPYLQYFVGLGSFTTEKAFDPSLFTTVRKRLGYGDFNRMSSLLQHEGIRIAEGDRDEGSKDGHSGDAEDDKRVVSCDATVAPQEIPYPTDLGLLATARVQSEKIIDLLWPVARDSGLSKKPRTYRDKAHREYVGATRKKRKGAEFWRVCARRQLNYLERNLRHIDSLIEANKGVIRLKSRFLKILMVLHEIARQQSLMLETGANRVDGRIVNVFQPHVRPIVRGKNGSDTEFGAKLSVSLHEGYSYLDKAQWDAYYEGDAEVIRGHIDSFGERNPEMKLGKFVGDKIYGNRNARQTMSGAGVEFVGSPLGRPPSSPEKIRERKENRTLHQRHRSRAEGKFGEVKRGHGLDKIQARRADTSLSWIACIFFVSNLKRFQSEIFFDLVFLSWKYGIWLQDGEKKQEKTVWQNILAG from the coding sequence ATGATCAAGACAAGTTCCTCGCAATTGAGTATAGAAGGTTTTTTGGACCCGGAAATAGGGCGCCTTAACCCGGAAAACAGATGGGTGAAGTTGGCCAACTCCATCCCCTGGGCGGAATTGGGTTTGGTCTACGAATCGAAAATGTCGACGGGCAAGGGCAGTCCGTGCAAACCGGCCCGGCTGGTCATCGGCGCGCTGATCGTGAAGCATAAGCTGAACGTTTCGGACGCCGAGGCGATAGAACAAATCAAAGAAAATCCGTATCTCCAGTATTTCGTGGGACTCGGCTCGTTCACCACGGAAAAGGCCTTTGACCCTTCGCTGTTCACGACGGTCCGCAAGCGGCTCGGGTACGGGGATTTTAACAGGATGAGTTCGCTTTTGCAACACGAGGGGATCCGTATTGCGGAGGGCGATCGGGATGAAGGGTCCAAAGACGGGCATTCCGGGGACGCCGAAGATGACAAGCGGGTTGTCTCCTGCGACGCGACGGTGGCGCCGCAAGAGATTCCATACCCCACGGACCTTGGGCTGTTGGCTACGGCGAGGGTGCAGTCGGAGAAAATCATCGACCTCCTTTGGCCCGTCGCCAGGGATTCCGGTTTATCCAAAAAGCCCCGGACTTACCGGGATAAAGCCCATAGGGAATATGTCGGGGCGACGAGAAAAAAGAGGAAAGGAGCCGAATTCTGGCGCGTGTGCGCACGCCGACAGCTGAATTATCTGGAACGGAACCTACGGCATATCGACAGCCTCATAGAGGCCAACAAGGGCGTTATACGCCTAAAAAGCAGGTTTTTGAAGATTCTGATGGTGCTTCACGAAATCGCCAGGCAACAGTCGCTCATGCTGGAGACCGGTGCCAACAGGGTGGACGGCCGCATCGTGAACGTCTTCCAGCCCCATGTCCGGCCGATAGTCCGGGGCAAAAACGGAAGCGACACCGAGTTCGGCGCCAAATTGTCCGTAAGCCTTCACGAAGGCTATTCCTATCTGGACAAGGCGCAATGGGACGCTTACTACGAGGGTGACGCGGAAGTGATCCGCGGGCACATCGACAGTTTCGGGGAGAGAAACCCGGAAATGAAGCTCGGCAAATTCGTCGGGGACAAGATTTACGGAAACAGGAACGCCCGGCAGACCATGTCCGGCGCGGGTGTGGAATTCGTGGGCTCCCCGTTGGGAAGGCCTCCCTCAAGTCCCGAAAAAATCAGGGAACGCAAGGAAAACCGGACGCTTCACCAACGGCACCGGAGCAGGGCGGAAGGAAAATTCGGGGAAGTGAAACGGGGACACGGATTGGACAAAATACAGGCAAGGAGAGCGGACACTTCGCTTTCATGGATCGCCTGCATTTTCTTCGTGTCCAACTTGAAAAGATTTCAGAGCGAAATCTTTTTTGACCTTGTTTTCCTGAGCTGGAAATACGGGATATGGCTTCAAGACGGCGAAAAGAAACAGGAAAAGACTGTCTGGCAAAATATCCTAGCTGGGTAG